CACTCAATCTTTACCAAATTCAAAATCATCACGtatattgtcacatcaatttataagttttatgtaatGAATACCTTTAgcaatttcctttaaaaagaCCCCAATAAAATTGATTGATGCTAGAgctactacaaattttattatatgagTCTTACAAATTATTGCATCACCAATAATAGGAAGTATTTCAGCTATTCAATTATTATCTTGTTGAAGGGCCACCAATCACATTCtttttgaagttattttttaagctttttgagaaaaaatactTTGATACCCCCAAAATTTTAAGGGAGTAGTGATTACACCCCCAAAACTTTTGATTTGGTAAACTTGCTGCTTAAACTTTACATATGTGCCAAATTGATACTTCCCTCGCTCTGCAgttaaaatttacattcaaCTCACGTGGTACAcatgtgaaaggaaaaaaaagtgaaatgggTGAAAAAGTGATGTGGTTTGGTGTTTGagatgaacttttttttttaatctaaagtACTGTTATAAAAGCACAACTGCacattacaattaaattttaggAGGAGTCAAGTGGGTAGGCCCCTCGACCTTTGCCCCCCTCCAGCTCCGCCCATGAGAGAAATGCCATCAAAATGTGGGGGCCAATAagtgattttcaattttttctctctctctatttctaaaataaaaagagtaatgTCAGAGATATTGCAATTTTACTATGTAGAGCTTACAAAATGATGTGTCACCAATCACCAAAACACATTTCAatcattaattcatttattatgtAGTTGAACTAATCACATGtgagattaaattcaataaggatGTGGTTTAAAACCCAAGTTTTAGCCTTCTAATCtcaacatgccacatcatcatattacatattaaagaatagatacaaccacactcaatcaattctaatacctaTTCAAAAATATAACTTAACTGTGAGTTTATTAAGATGTTATTATGTGTGGTTatgtattgagttttaagtaaaaaattgagagtaattcttaagtactcCTAGAGTACGGAAAAtagtactccctcctctcacattatGGTGGggtccactcattaaattcatagtagGGTCTACTATAAATGTGAAAGAAGGGAGCACCATTTCTCCGTGCTTTAATGGCacctaagaatttttcaaaaattaatgtAATAATCTCTTATTGAATGCTGTAAAATAGAGGTTTTACACCCAATCTTTACCAAATTCAAAATCATCACGTATACtgtcacatcaatttataagttttatgtaatGAATACGTTTAgcaatttcctttaaaaagaccccaaaaaaattgattgatgcttgaactactacaaattttattatatgagTCTTATAAATTCTTGCATCACCAATAACAGGAAGTATTTCAGCTATTCAATTATTATCTTGTTGAAGGGCCACCAATCATGttctttttcatattattttttaagctttttgagaaaaaatactCTGATACACCCTAAATTTTAAAGGAGTAGTCATTACACCACCAAAACTTTTGATTTGGTAAACTTGCTGCTTAAACTTTACATATGTGCCAAATTGATACTTCCCTCGCTCTGCTGTTAAAATTTACAGTCAACTCACGTGGCACAcatgtgaaaggaaaaaaaagtgaaatgggTGAAAAAGTGATGTGGTTTGGTGTTTGagatgaactttttttttttttaatctaaagtACTGTTATAAAAGCACAATTTATAAAAACATGAGCTCCTAGACCCTCATGGCacattacaattaaattttaggAGGAGTCAAGTGGGTAGGCCCCCCCGACCCTCGCCCCCCTCTAGCTCTGCCCATGAGAGAAATGCCCTCAAAATGTGGGGGCCAATAagtgattttcaattttttctctctcgatttctaaaataaaaagagtaatgTCAGAGATGTTGGAAATTTTACTATATAGAGCTTACAAAATGATGTGTCACCGATCACCAGAACACATTTCAaacattaattcatttattatgtAGTCGAACTAATCACATAtgagattaaattcaataatgATATGGTGTAATACCCAAATTTTAGCATTCTAATCTCAATATGCCACATCATCATATTACATATTAAAGAATAGATACAAccacactcaatcaattctaatacctaTTCAAAAATATAACTTAACTGTGAGTTTATTAAGTTGTTATTATGTGTGGCTatgtattgagttttaaataaaaaattgagagtaattcttaggtactcctaGAGTGCGAAAAAtagtgctccctcctctcacactTATGGTAGGttcactcattaaattcatagtagGGTCTACTATAAATTAATGTGAAAGAGGGAAGTACTATTTCTTCGTGCTTTAATGGCacctaagaatttttcaaaaattaatgtGATAATCTCTAATTGAATAGTGTAAAATATAGGTTTTACACTCAATCtttatcaaattcaaaatcatcACGtatattgtcacatcaatttatagGTTTTATGTAATGAAtacctttagcattttcctttaaaaagacCCCAAAAAAAGTGATTGATGCTAGaactactacaaattttattatatgagTCTTACAAATTATTGCATCACCAATAATAGGAAGTATTTCAGCTATTCAATTATTATCTTGTTGAAGGGCCACCAATCACattctttttcatattattttttaagctttttgagaaaaaatactCTGATACCCCCTAAATTTTAAGGGAGTAGTCATTACACCCCCAAAACTTTTGATTTGGTAAACTTTTTGCTTAAACTTTACATATGTGCCAAATTGATACTTCCCTCGCTCTGCTTTTAAAATTTACTGTCAATTTACCGTCAATTTAAATCAATTTATTCTAATTCGTGACGCATAAAATTGTAAGGTCTATATAATAAAGTttataatatctctagcatcaaTCAAATGCTTTAGTTGATATAAAAAAGtatgaataattaattttaaataaataaaaaattatagtataaAACATTATCTAAATTGAtggataataaataaatttcattttaagtGATATTGAAATACACGAATGCCCATTTAAGGTTTTTGGATAAAACCACAAACTGTATTGGGTCAGCCCTACTTTAAGAAAAGTTGTTTTATTCtccttttaccttttttttttcataaggaAATTATATGgaatagattttttgttttgagtagTATTTGACCTTTTATTggttctataatttattataatttttttttactggagCTTTGGTAGCTTTCCAAGAATAAAACCATAAGCATATATATCTCTATAAATTCAGTTATAAACATgtcaccactatataaatatatagaaaCCAAATCTCTTCTTGAGAATAATTAGAAGTTTTGAAAGAAAATCTTTGAGTAGATTCTCGAAAATCTGACAATGTCCCATTCGCGTAGATGTGCAGCTTGCAAATCTTTGGAAAGGAGATGCCCTAAAGATTGTGTTCTTGCACCATATTTTCCTCCAACCAATCCACAAAGATTTGCTTGTGTTCATAAAATCTTTGGTGCCAGCAACATTACCAAAATGCTAGAGGTATGaccaaatatatatttatacatgtTACTAGCTAGTAACATATTCTTCatttattaattagttaataTAAAGGTATAATATAGATATTATTTCATATGCATATATAGAGGAGGGATTAATATTTCAGCTTGTTTGTCGTTCACTGAAAAGCTTTCTATCTTTTTGAAATAATCACATAGATGGTGTTAATGATCTCTTTAAGATGTTTCTTAATGAAttctttctctaatttttttttttttacaaaatagaaattcaactctaatataatttaagtatatatatgcgTGAAGTTTCGACCTGGAGACTTTAACCACAAGCTCTTGCCCCAGCAAGAGAGTGTGGTGGTTTTCATATATAGACtctttttttcaacttttaacatataaatttaGTACCTGTCACAACAAAGTACGAAAACACCATCATTTGAAATAGATTCTTTGTAAATTAAACTGCCCTAGTAATTATAAgtattgattttcatttgacaaaaaagaatcccataattatttttactttgaaattgaTTAGTAGTACATTTTTAACTAAGCTACTTATAtttatggacaaaacttaggtacagtaccttaggtgctATTCTTTTTGTTTCCGTTTTAAGATTCAGTCACATggctatttaattaaaaaataaacttctaTCTCATGAGAAAAATCTACATGGCTAAATCTTAAGAGGAAAACTTAAGAAACAACACcaaagtactgtacctaagtctagCCCTATATTTATTACTTCAAAATTTAGTCGCTTATAGCTGTTCATCTCTGctgtttattttccaaaaaaaacaagaaaactggtttcaattttttatttttttttcatcatttggcATTGCAGCAACTTCCAGTCCATTTACGAGCTGTGGCAGCGGATTGCATGTCTTTCGAAGCAAGTTCACGTGTGGAAGACCCAGTCTATGGAAGTGTTCGAATAATCTCTCAACTCCAAGAACAAATAACTGAGGCTCAGCGTGAGCTAGTGAAGACAAAGGGTGAAATAGCCTTTCATAAtgcacaacaacaacaaatgcaGCAGCTGCAAATGATTCATGCTATTGCCCAAGAAGGTGAAGATCAGCACTCATGGCTCAGTTCAAGTCAACAAGATCCTTTCCCCAACGTAAATCAGCAGCTACTTTAAGACTACAACTATTCCAATactttttttggctttgaattTTGAGCAAATTATAAGTTAAGTTTATCGACGAGTGATATTAAGGATATTAAAGATAATTTAGATATTCGTGTATTATGTCATTGAGGTGGTACTAATTAATCACTTGAACTCTctcttttgtattatttgttttcttcataGCTTTTGAGGTATTTGAAAATACTTAACTAGTTGCATTCAATTACCAACTGTCTTATAGCATattaacaaaaccaaaaaggaGGAATTTTACATCAATCTACATGTCTCTTAGGATAATGACAATAATTATGAAGtgcaaaaaactaataatacaaaaaagagaaagttcaagtgaactttttatattttctatgagAAAATATCTAGAAAGAATCCTGTTAGAAATACTGGAGGAATGGTATTGTGTTTCACACCTaatagaatatacatgagtgtctttatataggaggcagatgtgtagtacaagtaagaggaTAGTACAATTATGTGTGTTATATAAGTAAACAAGGTGAGTCTAAAGTCCATAACCCATTACATGTTAACAAAATCTATATCCTTTTAATAGAATAAGAAGATTATTTTATGTTCCCCTAACTAGAGCAAAGTGGTCTCCTTCCATTTATTGTAAGTAACaagtaacaacaacaacaaaaaattcagCTCCCTTTCCCTTtttgcaaaaattattttatgagtttATTTCCATAAGAgtactgatgatgccaaaaaattGTTAGTTGAATTCCTCATCCATAGAGATGGATGAAGGCTTTGGTTTCGTCTAGAGATGAACCCTTTGGTGCTATTCTTCTTTGGCTTTATAGCTTTTGGTGCTGAAAATCATTAGTTGAACTTCTTATCAATATAGATGGATGAAGGCATTGGATTCTTCTAGAGACAAACTTGAAATAAGATATGAAATAGAGAAATATGGATACATCGGTGTGGTGTTTGTCAAATGTCCTCCAATGATTAAGTTAGAATGAGATTTAATTGAAGTATATTGCAAAAGAATTCGACTTGGGAATAGTTTTTGGGATGATAGTTGTACCCCCTTGACTTTGGTTTGTGTGGGTTTTTATAGCCATTGTCTGAATGAACATTTGCATTCATGAGATATGAAGCCGTTGGTATTAATATATGACTGCCTTTTATTGTCTACCAATGGCTATTTGTCCATTGGTGCCCATACGTTACTCCTTAACTGTCTTGGGTATTGAATGTCTTTTATGGCCTCATCCATCA
The sequence above is drawn from the Castanea sativa cultivar Marrone di Chiusa Pesio chromosome 5, ASM4071231v1 genome and encodes:
- the LOC142635863 gene encoding LOB domain-containing protein 24-like produces the protein MSHSRRCAACKSLERRCPKDCVLAPYFPPTNPQRFACVHKIFGASNITKMLEQLPVHLRAVAADCMSFEASSRVEDPVYGSVRIISQLQEQITEAQRELVKTKGEIAFHNAQQQQMQQLQMIHAIAQEGEDQHSWLSSSQQDPFPNVNQQLL